A portion of the Musa acuminata AAA Group cultivar baxijiao unplaced genomic scaffold, Cavendish_Baxijiao_AAA HiC_scaffold_861, whole genome shotgun sequence genome contains these proteins:
- the LOC135664645 gene encoding NAD(P)H-quinone oxidoreductase chain 4, chloroplastic, with the protein MFRWYAICICSLELLLTTYVFCYHFQLDDPLTQLEEDLKWIDVFDFHWRLGIDGLSIGPILLTGFITTLATLAAWPVTRNSRLFYFLMLAMYSGQIGLFSSRDLLLFFMLWELELIPVYLLLSMWGGKKRLYSATKFILYTAGGSIFLLIGVLGMGLYGPNEPTLDFSKLTNQSYPVALEIILYFGFLIAYAVKSPIIPLHTWLPDTHGEAHYSTCMLLAGILLKMGAYGLIRINMELLPHAHSIFSPWLVIVGTIQIIYAASTSLGQRNLKKRIAYSSVSHMGFTIIGIGSITGMGLNGAILQILSHGFIGAALFFLAGTSCDRIRLVYLDEMGGVSIPMPKLFTMFSSFSMASLALPGMSGFVAELLVFFGIITSPKYLLMPKMLITFVMAIGMILTPIYLLSMLRQMFYGYKLFNVPNSNFADSGPRELFVSICIFLPVIGIGIYPDFVLSLSVDRVQAILSNYFHR; encoded by the coding sequence atgtttaggtGGTATGCTATATGTATATGCTCGTTGGAACTCCTTCTAACAACCTATGTTTTCTGTTATCATTTCCAATTGGACGATCCATTAACCCAATTGGAGGAAGATTTAAAATGGATAGATGTTTTTGATTTTCACTGGAGACTGGGAATCGATGGGCTTTCCATAGGACCTATTTTACTGACAGGATTTATCACCACTTTAGCTACCTTAGCGGCTTGGCCAGTTACTCGAAATTCGCGATTGTTCTATTTTCTCATGTTAGCAATGTACAGCGGTCAAATAGGATTATTTTCTTCTAGAGACCTTTTACTTTTTTTCATGCTGTGGGAGTTAGAATTAATTCCTGTTTATTTACTTTTATCCATGTGGGGGGGAAAGAAACGTCTCTACTCGGCCACAAAGTTTATTTTGTACACTGCGGGGGGCTCCATTTTTCTCTTAATAGGAGTTCTAGGTATGGGTTTATATGGCCCTAATGAACCCACAttagatttttcaaaattaactaatcaatcatatcctgtggcattggaaataatattatattttggatTCCTTATTGCTTATGCTGTCAAATCGCCGATTATACCCCTACATACGTGGTTACCAGATACCCATGGAGAAGCACATTACAGTACATGTATGCTTCTAGCTGGAATCTTATTAAAAATGGgcgcatatggacttattcggatcaaTATGGAATTATTACCCCACGCTCATTCTATATTTTCTCCCTGGTTGGTAATAGTGGGAACGATTCAAATAATCTATGCAGCTTCAACCTCTCTCGGTCAAcggaatttaaaaaaaagaatagcctattcctctgtatctcacatgggtttcacaattataggaattggttctataaccggaatgggactcaacggtgccattttacaaatactctctcatggatttattggtGCTGCGCTTTTTTTCTTGGCAGGAACGAGTTGTGATAGAATACGTCTTGTTTATCTCGACGAAATGGGGGGGGTATCGATCCCAATGCCAAAACTATTTACCATGTTCAGTAGTTTTTCGATGGCTTCTCTTGCATTGCCAGGAATGAGTGGTTTTGTTGCGGAATTATTAGTATTTTTTGGAATAATTACTAGTCCAAAATACCTTTTAATGCCAAAAATGCTAATTACTTTTGTAATGGCAATTGGAATGATATTAActcctatttatttattatctatgttacgtcagatgttctatggatacaagctaTTCAATGTTCCAAACTCTAATTTTGCGGATTCTGGACCACGAGAACTATTTGTTTCAATCTGTATCTTTCTACCCGTAATAGGTATTGGTATTTATCCGGATTTCGTTCTCTCGCTATCAGTTGACAGGGTGCAAGCTATCCTATCTAATTACTTTCATCGATAG